A region from the Oncorhynchus clarkii lewisi isolate Uvic-CL-2024 chromosome 8, UVic_Ocla_1.0, whole genome shotgun sequence genome encodes:
- the LOC139414917 gene encoding cholesterol 24-hydroxylase-like isoform X1, with protein sequence MSLFSFFAGWIGYLLICLLGLILIAFLIFCLYIKYIHLKYDHIPGPPRDSFIFGHSPTMLREMSNGRVVHDKFLEWAETYGPVYRINGLHVVMLCVTCPDTTKEVLMSPKYPKDSMVYKRLFNLFGQRFLGNGLVTAQNHDEWYKQRRIMDPAFSSLYLRGQMGAFNERAEKLMDKLADMADTNTAANMQHMFNCVTLDVITKVAFGVELDLLKEGDSPFPNAIEMCLKGMVHYLRDSTFQLYPKNKKFINEVKKSCQLLRSTGRQWINERKMAVQNGEDVPKDILTQILKTAGKEENIANDDEELMLDNFVTFFIAGQETTANQLAFVVLIMTGQETTANQLAFAVMELGRLPEILTKVKQEVDDVIGMKQEISFDDLGKMTYLSQVLKETLRLYPTAPGTSRFIPNDIVINGIPIPAGVSCFFSSYVCGRLDKFFEDPLKFDPERFHPDAAKPYYCYYPFALGPRSCLGQSFAQMEAKVVMAKLLQRFDFSLLPGQSFDILDTGTLRPKSGVVCNIRHRGQTPAA encoded by the exons ATGTCCCTTTTCTCTTTCTTTGCAGGTTGGATCGGTTATTTGCTTATTTGCCTGCTTGGATTGATTTTGATCGCGTTTCTAATTTTTTGTCTTTACATAAAATATATTCATCTGAAATATGATCACATACCGGGACCACCAAGGGATAG TTTTATATTTGGTCATTCCCCAACCATGCTGAGGGAGATGAGCAATGGTCGAGTTGTCCACGACAAATTTCTGGAATG GGCTGAGACATATGGACCGGTGTACCGTATCAACGGTTTGCatgttgtgatgttgtgtgtGACCTGTCCTGATACCACCAAG GAAGTCCTGATGTCACCAAAGTACCCCAAAGACTCAATGGTCTACAAGCGTCTCTTCAACCTGTTTGGACAGAG GTTTTTGGGAAATGGCCTGGTCACAGCACAGAATCATGATGAGTGGTACAAACAGCGAAGAATAATGGACCCTGCCTTCAGCAGTCT GTACCTGCGGGGTCAGATGGGTGCGTTCAACGAGAGAGCAGAGAAGCTGATGGATAAACTGGCGGACATGGCTGACACCAACACAGCTGCCAACATGCAACACATGTTCAACTGTGTGACACTGGATGTCATCACTAAG GTGGCGTTTGGAGTGGAGCTGGATCTGCTGAAGGAGGGTGACTCTCCGTTCCCCAACGCTATAGAGATGTGTCTGAAGGGAATGGTCCACTATCTCAGAGACTCCACCTTCCAG cTCTACCCAAAGAACAAGAAGTTCATCAACGAGGTGAAGAAGTCTTGTCAGCTGCTGCGTTCGACAGGCAGACAGTGGATCAACGAGAGGAAAATGGCCGTCCAAAACGGAGAGGACGTTCCAAAAGACATCCTCACACAGATCCTCAAGACGGCTGGCAAAG AGGAAAACATAGCAAACGATGATGAGGAGCTAATGCTGGACAACTTTGTGACGTTCTTCATTGCGG GGCAAGAGACAACAGCCAATCAACTAGCTTTTGTTGTTTTAATCATGACAGGGCAAGAGACAACAGCCAATCAACTAGCTTTTGCCGTCATGGAACTGGGAAGGCTGCCAGAGATACTGACAAA GGTGAAGCAGGAAGTGGATGACGTCATCGGGATGAAACAGGAAATCAGCTTTGACGACCTGGGGAAAATGACCTACCTGTCCCAG GTTTTGAAGGAGACTCTAAGGTTGTACCCTACAGCACCAGGCACTTCTCGTTTCATCCCTAACGACATCGTCATCAACGGCATCCCCATCCCAGCAGGAGTCTCATGCTTT TTCAGTTCGTATGTCTGTGGAAGGTTGGATAAGTTCTTTGAGGACCCGCTGAAGTTTGACCCAGAGAGGTTCCATCCAGACGCTGCCAA ACCCTATTACTGCTACTACCCCTTCGCCCTGGGACCACGCTCATGTCTGGGACAGAGCTTCGCACAG ATGGAGGCCAAGGTAGTGATGGCCAAGCTGCTCCAGAGGTTTGACttcagcctgctgcctggccagTCCTTTGACATCCTGGACACTGGGACTTTGAGACCAAAGAGTGGAGTGGTGTGTAACATCAGACACAGAGGACAGACACCCGCAGCCTGA
- the LOC139414917 gene encoding cholesterol 24-hydroxylase-like isoform X2 — MSLFSFFAGWIGYLLICLLGLILIAFLIFCLYIKYIHLKYDHIPGPPRDSFIFGHSPTMLREMSNGRVVHDKFLEWAETYGPVYRINGLHVVMLCVTCPDTTKEVLMSPKYPKDSMVYKRLFNLFGQRFLGNGLVTAQNHDEWYKQRRIMDPAFSSLYLRGQMGAFNERAEKLMDKLADMADTNTAANMQHMFNCVTLDVITKVAFGVELDLLKEGDSPFPNAIEMCLKGMVHYLRDSTFQLYPKNKKFINEVKKSCQLLRSTGRQWINERKMAVQNGEDVPKDILTQILKTAGKEENIANDDEELMLDNFVTFFIAGQETTANQLAFAVMELGRLPEILTKVKQEVDDVIGMKQEISFDDLGKMTYLSQVLKETLRLYPTAPGTSRFIPNDIVINGIPIPAGVSCFFSSYVCGRLDKFFEDPLKFDPERFHPDAAKPYYCYYPFALGPRSCLGQSFAQMEAKVVMAKLLQRFDFSLLPGQSFDILDTGTLRPKSGVVCNIRHRGQTPAA; from the exons ATGTCCCTTTTCTCTTTCTTTGCAGGTTGGATCGGTTATTTGCTTATTTGCCTGCTTGGATTGATTTTGATCGCGTTTCTAATTTTTTGTCTTTACATAAAATATATTCATCTGAAATATGATCACATACCGGGACCACCAAGGGATAG TTTTATATTTGGTCATTCCCCAACCATGCTGAGGGAGATGAGCAATGGTCGAGTTGTCCACGACAAATTTCTGGAATG GGCTGAGACATATGGACCGGTGTACCGTATCAACGGTTTGCatgttgtgatgttgtgtgtGACCTGTCCTGATACCACCAAG GAAGTCCTGATGTCACCAAAGTACCCCAAAGACTCAATGGTCTACAAGCGTCTCTTCAACCTGTTTGGACAGAG GTTTTTGGGAAATGGCCTGGTCACAGCACAGAATCATGATGAGTGGTACAAACAGCGAAGAATAATGGACCCTGCCTTCAGCAGTCT GTACCTGCGGGGTCAGATGGGTGCGTTCAACGAGAGAGCAGAGAAGCTGATGGATAAACTGGCGGACATGGCTGACACCAACACAGCTGCCAACATGCAACACATGTTCAACTGTGTGACACTGGATGTCATCACTAAG GTGGCGTTTGGAGTGGAGCTGGATCTGCTGAAGGAGGGTGACTCTCCGTTCCCCAACGCTATAGAGATGTGTCTGAAGGGAATGGTCCACTATCTCAGAGACTCCACCTTCCAG cTCTACCCAAAGAACAAGAAGTTCATCAACGAGGTGAAGAAGTCTTGTCAGCTGCTGCGTTCGACAGGCAGACAGTGGATCAACGAGAGGAAAATGGCCGTCCAAAACGGAGAGGACGTTCCAAAAGACATCCTCACACAGATCCTCAAGACGGCTGGCAAAG AGGAAAACATAGCAAACGATGATGAGGAGCTAATGCTGGACAACTTTGTGACGTTCTTCATTGCGG GGCAAGAGACAACAGCCAATCAACTAGCTTTTGCCGTCATGGAACTGGGAAGGCTGCCAGAGATACTGACAAA GGTGAAGCAGGAAGTGGATGACGTCATCGGGATGAAACAGGAAATCAGCTTTGACGACCTGGGGAAAATGACCTACCTGTCCCAG GTTTTGAAGGAGACTCTAAGGTTGTACCCTACAGCACCAGGCACTTCTCGTTTCATCCCTAACGACATCGTCATCAACGGCATCCCCATCCCAGCAGGAGTCTCATGCTTT TTCAGTTCGTATGTCTGTGGAAGGTTGGATAAGTTCTTTGAGGACCCGCTGAAGTTTGACCCAGAGAGGTTCCATCCAGACGCTGCCAA ACCCTATTACTGCTACTACCCCTTCGCCCTGGGACCACGCTCATGTCTGGGACAGAGCTTCGCACAG ATGGAGGCCAAGGTAGTGATGGCCAAGCTGCTCCAGAGGTTTGACttcagcctgctgcctggccagTCCTTTGACATCCTGGACACTGGGACTTTGAGACCAAAGAGTGGAGTGGTGTGTAACATCAGACACAGAGGACAGACACCCGCAGCCTGA